In the Topomyia yanbarensis strain Yona2022 chromosome 3, ASM3024719v1, whole genome shotgun sequence genome, one interval contains:
- the LOC131691554 gene encoding mpv17-like protein encodes MATLLRAFSSFFTKHPLAGNSLVYGSLYVGAEFSQQTITRKFLTDPPQDIDKPTLGRYAIMGTLVYSPILYNWYKWLDRTFPGTAKRIVVRKLLLDQFILTPPLLVLFFTGMSLMERQSNVLEECKQKFMPTFARSCLFWMPAQTLNFLLVPPKFRVVYVGSCAFAWVNILCWVKRQKMIGKSNASDVQ; translated from the exons ATGGCCACACTGTTGCGGGCTTTTTCGAGCTTTTTCACCAAGCACCCCTTGGCGGGAAACAGTTTGGTCTACGGAAGCTTGTACGTGGGGGCAGAATTTTCTCAGCAAACTATTACGAGAAAATTTTTG ACAGATCCCCCGCAAGATATCGACAAACCGACTCTGGGTCGATATGCAATCATGGGAACGTTGGTCTATTCACCAATTCTGTACAACTG GTACAAATGGTTGGATCGAACCTTCCCCGGAACTGCCAAACGAATCGTGGTTAGAAAACTGTTGCTGGATCAGTTCATACTAACACCGCCATTGCTGGTGCTCTTTTTTACGG GAATGTCCCTAATGGAACGACAATCGAACGTACTGGAGGAGtgcaaacaaaaattcatgCCAACCTTTGCCCGGTCCTGCCTCTTCTGGATGCCGGCACAGACGCTCAACTTTCTGCTAGTGCCCCCGAAATTCCGCGTCGTGTACGTCGGATCCTGTGCCTTCGCCTGGGTCAACATCCTGTGCTGGGTCAAGCGGCAGAAAATGATCGGCAAATCAAACGCATCCGATGTGCAGtag